Proteins encoded by one window of Bactrocera oleae isolate idBacOlea1 chromosome 4, idBacOlea1, whole genome shotgun sequence:
- the Pcf11 gene encoding pre-mRNA cleavage complex 2 protein Pcf11 isoform X4, translating to MEISVKTKDENEARVAEEYLSSLSDLTCNSKPLINMLTMLAEENIGCASVIVKVVEQHIAKVPPDIKLPLLYLIDSIVKNVKSTYIHLFSQCIVNIFCDVFEKVNEKIRERMYALRLTWNEVFPSQKLYALDVKVKRIDNNWPITAKQVPPSIHVNPNFLKPNYDLKVQAGDVEEILQAKTRELLELKKRKLELELEATKKSLEEQDKQLSKVTNGLMPTEPGSTMGGTRMPGVSTPIMPTGIMAPGLMSQHHMHPRATHPVIVGGGAVPPTALFHTNFNQTRPQQQPQHVPVGMMSMPPQNFPPTNAGNKPKVHPVNPALLNTIRHRDPRLARQQQMQDATPSMRNSTKSTMSSSLRGPDDIHKSDNKSSSTSASYRNGGSSSNKSSRSDSGGITGAESRRKGSSSRDKDKDKDRKRSESKSSTSSGSSCSSERQKGSTSSSATGTTSSRNSKKATSNKCDKDAFEIAPLSTTFKRKSSTTSLSGNESTSSRKKELKRKSHISPTSKNRSRSRSPIDKVSGTSTTVGAGSSGTFSDRDDRQIFATKKLSKALLADTVHEEELQKNAAALKVENKNKSTAQQPATTVALDSDDEMSTAAATTTNATAVGATNIMMERKDGNAATTYLKNETSTKHKIVKDDNHDQGVGSGGGGVVSASGSLNAKRHNSLDITEQLQSKHKAESLSTDTMEIDKADSDEKKRISTSSTDLEEPLAKKIKQAKFDALFGDEDVDLRTCIPPQILAVQQLQHKSQQDSKSPTPPPPPFITDEQNAESWNNLKTSKNTKTTSPTKKASTLDDVRAKLAKATKYSKFNKSEKFSKDITQRVKHSEPQLNDDSQDANDEKIRTIVAQAQELLETNSINQDQYKNLMQKVMSINETSKLKEAKKRESLEGSAATKSKQIEEDEETAEELRAAAAREAVLKKRIPKLRRPSAPTSDNNAISTIPTAELVNSSSATTRSPIYEERSNDNSDIGPLQRSKPQREKRLKPTKWGEKVDGAAITATMPGNPNAPKPWTKGNMLRPHPNIGGFRGGPPPNMPIMHPQMPWQMQMPPGVASGGPPFVNSGPMIRSGVPPPPQAPMVPIIPLPPNIPKPCNSIDNPQADLVRTITIDGLSKEIRIYDQVAIVFMELDQPREIGFQAGQRSIIIDDQPPIALQFNDDYKTFSINGQPHRLRFGFPSRELYIDDQWYEIYFGGPPVSIPIQNRIHILKAEGPPPQVNIGALRRDLVVGKINMIVDAHIVIPLFLDAKPQSFKLGNQDHSVQFADNLLTVLLDGEPAKVEYGGLPKSYVLGGISYFIRFGALPQGLKAGQIVVKDMVYVKTEPPTPEPIQAIAPANQAIDEPLPESTQTDIDNKTEAEKEKEENLMDTADDAKLQASSNKATDSAEATGAVSEPEVVGTAGSGNSAIPIFSATALNKINIDELFQKLVSSGILGGAGNVVAPSNKDAGILPSAAALEEEPPQPIAIRPIDLTKSETIKTRQLAIVDTLFSGMQCSSCGVRFPPEQTIKYSQHLDWHFRQNRRERDLSRKAHSRKWYYDLADWVQYEEIEDLEEREKNFFEAQQNDVEASDETSNQKWLNSPVALSCPALPADVNRVCDMCQEKFEQFYHEETEEWHLRNAIRVEDKIYHPLCYEDYKAALNAKVEEADEKAKDKAAEETNTDDDMIIKIEGDDHSDVEGAKSSDNAIEDDDDDVIVLPNEEPSVTEIDDDDEYVPESVPPIADKDSIDLDTENNGAESVDADADEDAAGSDVEIQEPHIPFTDLDTYVEKEQIDADETSQMSFLNVKIKEEPKDDDEDEDDGFEDVGTVLIAPDEEISIQSSEETQTQTITSSTSGMSPTAERPPSSQSLVQVDTTEFTDGTSTNTVTATPIDLNTSIDGNPGTEDEHNLSTIGPSPAIPLASLVNKIKINIAKSSITANNSSTSNNSNSNNVGSASATGTTTATTASNMLSSPTKGSTMSDTHTGVDNNDNTNVGGGENTTQYSHISAISVVSTIPVLCGGGTTGVRTTTLAPVVSSSSSSIKNIAVNEESNVSTISVIGSYGSTSSAPRYFPPSTTSTVVPTVAKRQTAPPTTSTPPPPQEEALTYELKPALQNVKLTKTKKVQCGIETSGLCSVM from the exons ATGGAAATATCTGTGAAAACTAAAGATGAAAATGAAGCACGTGTGGCAGAGGAATATCTCTCCAGCTTGTCTGATCTTACTTGCAACAGTAAACCCTTAATAAACATGCTAACAATGTTAGCAGAGGAAAATATTGGATGCGCATCAGTTATAGTGAAAGTGGTGGAGCAACACATCGCTAag GTGCCGCCAGATATAAAGTTGCCTTTGCTATATTTAATAGATTCTatcgtaaaaaatgttaaaagcaCATATATTCATCTCTTCAGTCAATGTATTGTGAACATATTTTGCGATGTATTCGAAAAG gttaatgaaaaaattcgtgaacgCATGTATGCATTACGGTTAACGTGGAATGAGGTTTTCCCATCACAAAAACTTTACGCATTGGATGTAAAAGTGAAGCGGATTGACAATAATTGGCCAATTACAGCAAAGCAAGTACCACCATCTATACATGTAAATCCAAATTTTCTCAAACCC AATTACGATCTCAAAGTGCAAGCCGGTGATGTTGAGGAGATATTACAAGCCAAAACACGCGAATTGTTGGAATTGAAAAAGCGTAAACTCGAATTAGAACTTGAAGCGACCAAAAAGAGTTTAGAAGAACAAGATAAACAACTGTCAAAAGTAACAAACGGCCTCATGCCAACCGAGCCGGGCAGTACAATGGGCGGCACACGCATGCCCGGTGTGTCAACGCCAATAATGCCAACTGGCATAATGGCGCCCGGCTTGATGTCTCAACACCACATGCACCCACGGGCGACACATCCGGTGATTGTGGGCGGCGGTGCGGTGCCACCAACAGCACTTTTCCATACGAATTTCAATCAAACCaggccacaacaacaaccacagcatGTACCAGTTGGTATGATGTCTATGCCGCCTCag AATTTTCCGCCTACAAATGCTGGCAACAAACCAAAAGTGCATCCTGTTAATCCAGCATTATTAAACACAATAAGACACCGTGATCCGCGTTTGGCACgtcaacaacaaatgcaagatGCGACGCCATCAATGCGTAACTCAACAAAGTCCACCATGTCATCATCATTGCGTGGCCCCGATGATATACATAAATCTGACAATAAGTCATCTTCAACGTCGGCTTCGTATCGCAATggtggcagcagcagcaacaaaagcagTCGCAGTGATTCGGGTGGCATTACGGGTGCGGAAAGTCGACGTAAAGGTAGCTCATCACGTgataaggataaggataaaGATCGTAAACGTAGCGAATCAAAGAGTTCCACATCATCCGGTAGTTCGTGTTCCTCGGAGCGGCAAAAAGGCTCCACATCCAGTTCTGCAACTGGAACTACAAGTAGTCGCAACAGTAAAAAAGCAACGAGTAATAAATGTGATAAAGACGCTTTTGAGATTGCGCCACTTTCTACTACATTCAAGCGTAAATCCTCAACCACATCATTATCCGGCAACGAGTCAACGTCGTCAAGGAAGAAGGAACTAAAACGCAAGTCACACATATCACCAACCAGTAAGAATCGTTCACGCAGTCGTTCGCCAATTGATAAAGTTAGCGGTACGAGCACAACAGTTGGCGCCGGCAGTAGCGGCACTTTCTCGGATCGCGATGACCgacaaatatttgcaacaaagAAACTGTCGAAAGCTTTACTCGCTGATACCGTGCACGAGGAGGAGTTGCAGAAAAATGCCGCCGCATTAAAAGTAGAAAACAAAA ACAAATCTACAGCGCAACAACCGGCGACCACTGTTGCTCTTGACTCCGACGACGAGAtgtcaacagcagcagcaacaacaacaaacgcaacAGCAGTAGGAGCGACAAACATAATGATGGAACGAAAAGATGGCAATGCAGCAACAACATACTTGAAAAATGAAACTTCTACTAAACATAAAATTGTTAAAGACGATAATCATGATCAAGGTGTTggtagtggtggtggtggtgttgtTAGTGCTAGCGGTAGTCTTAATGCTAAGCGTCACAACAGTCTTGACATTACGGAACAGCTACAAAGCAAGCATAAGGCGGAGTCACTGTCCACAGATACAATGGAAATTGATAAAGCCGATAGCGATGAGAAGAAACGTATATCCACATCAAGTACGGACCTTGAAGAACCACTGGCCAAGAAGATTAAACAAGCCAAATTCGATGC CTTATTTGGTGACGAAGATGTAGATTTACGTACTTGTATACCGCCGCAAATACTAGCCGTACAACAGCTACAACATAAATCACAACAAGATAGTAAGTCGCCAACACCACCGCCTCCGCCATTTATAACAGATGAACAGAATGCGGAGAGTTGGAATAACTTGAAG ActtcaaaaaatacaaaaacaacatcgCCTACGAAGAAAGCATCGACCTTGGATGACGTGCGTGCGAAACTGGCGAAAGCAACTAAATAcagcaaatttaataaatcag AAAAGTTTAGTAAAGATATTACCCAGCGTGTTAAACATTCAGAGCCACAATTGAACGACGACTCACAGGATGCTAACgacgaaaaaatacgtacaaTTGTAGCACAGGCACAAGAGCTGCTCGAAACCAACTCCATCAATCAGGATCAATATAAGAATCTCATGCAGAAAGTAATGTCCATAAATGAGACGAGCAAATTGAAGGAGGCAAAGAAACGTGAATCGCTCGAAGGCAGTGCTGCAACGAAATCCAAGCAAATTGAAGAGGACGAAGAAACGGCCGAAGAACTACGCGCCGCAGCGGCACGTGAAGCTGTTTTGAAGAAACGTATACCGAAATTGCGTAGGCCCTCAGCACCAACCAGCGACAATAATGCCATTAGTACCATTCCTACCGCTGAACTAGTCAATAGCAGTTCTGCAACAACACGTTCGCCCATTTATGAAGAGCGCAGCAATGACAATAGCGATATAGGTCCGTTACAGCGTTCCAAACCGCAGCGAGAAAAACGCTTAAAACCAACAAAATGGGGTGAAAAAGTGGATGGCGCCGCTATCACAGCTACTATGCCGGGCAATCCAAATGCGCCTAAACCATGGACGAAGGGTAATATGCTGCGCCCACATCCTAATATCGGCGGCTTCCGCGGTGGACCACCGCCAAATATGCCCATCATGCATCCGCAAATGCCTTGGCAAATGCAAATGCCGCCTGGTGTTGCGTCCGGCGGTCCGCCATTCGTGAATTCTGGTCCAATGATACGTAGCGGTGTACCGCCGCCACCGCAAGCACCAATGGTGCCGATTATACCACTACCACCCAACATACCAAAACCGTGCAACTCCATCGATAATCCGCAAGCCGATCTGGTGCGTACTATCACTATCGATGGCCTCTCGAAAGAGATACGCATTTACGATCAGGTAGCCATTGTGTTCATGGAATTGGATCAGCCACGTGAAATCGGTTTTCAGGCGGGTCAACGTTCGATCATCATTGATGATCAGCCACCAATAGCGTTGCAATTCAATGACGATTATAAAACTTTCAGCATTAACGGCCAGCCACATCGTTTACGTTTCGGCTTTCCGTCGCGCGAACTGTACATTGACGATCAGTGGTATGAGATATATTTCGGTGGACCACCCGTCTCAATTCCCATACAAAATAGAATACATATACTTAAAGCTGAAGGACCGCCACCACAAGTGAATATCGGTGCGCTGCGTCGAGATTTGGTTGTCGGTAAGATCAATATGATTGTTGATGCACACATTGTCATACCATTGTTCCTGGATGCGAAACCGCAAAGCTTTAAATTGGGAAATCAAGATCACAGTGTACAATTTGCTGACAACTTATTGACAGTTTTGCTGGATGGCGAGCCTGCCAAAGTGGAGTATGGCGGTTTGCCGAAGAGCTACGTGCTGGGCGGTATAAGTTATTTCATACGCTTCGGAGCTTTGCCGCAAGGCTTGAAAGCCGGACAAATCGTAGTTAAGGATATGGTTTATGTTAAAACCGAACCACCAACACCGGAGCCAATACAAGCAATCGCGCCAGCCAATCAGGCAATTGATGAACCGCTACCTGAGAGTACACAAACAGATATTGATAATAAGACTGAGGCAGAAAAAGAAAAGGAGGAAAATCTTATGGACACAGCCGATGATGCTAAATTGCAGGCGTCGTCAAACAAAGCAACCGACAGTGCAGAAGCAACGGGTGCGGTTAGTGAACCTGAAGTCGTTGGTACAGCCGGCAGTGGCAATTCGGCAATACCGATATTCTCTGCAACtgcattaaacaaaattaatatcgaCGAGCTGTTCCAGAAATTAGTCTCCTCTGGCATTTTGGGTGGCGCTGGCAATGTTGTAGCACCTAGTAACAAAGATGCCGGTATTCTGCCATCAGCTGCTGCACTTGAAGAGGAGCCACCACAACCGATTGCTATACGCCCAATCGACCTGACCAAATCGGAAACGATTAAAACACGCCAATTGGCAATTGTGGATACATTATTCTCCGGCATGCAATGCAGCAGTTGTGGTGTGCGCTTTCCACCAGAGCAAACTATCAAATATAGTCAACATTTAGATTGGCATTTCCGACAGAATCGACGCGAACGAGACCTATCACGGAAAGCGCATTCGCGTAAATGGTATTATGATCTAGCCGACTGGGTGCAATATGAGGAAATTGAGGATTTAGAAGAACGTGAGAAGAACTTTTTTGAGGCGCAACAAAATGATGTCGAAGCATCGGACGAGACGTCAAATCAAAAGTGGCTCAATTCACCGGTAGCACTTAGTTGTCCGGCTTTGCCAGCAGATGTCAATCGTGTCTGCGATATGTGTCAAGAGAAGTTCGAACAATTTTATCATGAGGAAACTGAGGAATGGCATTTACGCAATGCGATACGCGTGGAAGATAAAATATATCATCCGTTATGCTACGAAGATTACAag GCTGCCCTGAATGCTAAAGTTGAAGAAGCCGATGAAAAGGCAAAAGACAAGGCTGCAGAGGAAACAAATACCGATGATGATATGATTATCAAAATTGAAGGCGATGATCATAGCGATG ttgaaGGTGCAAAATCATCAGACAATGCAATAGAAGATGACGACGATGATGTTATCGTATTGCCTAATGAGGAACCCTCTGTAACAGAAATTGACGATGATGATGAATATGTACCGGAAAGTGTACCACCAATCGCAGATAAAGATTCCATTGACCTTGACACTGAGAATAACGGCGCAGAATCAGTAGACGCAGATGCAGATGAGGATGCCGCTGGATCAGATGTGGAAATACAAGAGCCGCACATTCCATTCACAGACTTGGATACATATGTGGAAAAGGAACAAATAGATGCCGACGAAACATCACAAATGTCATTCTTAAATGTGAAAATTAAAGAAGAACCAAAAGATGACGATGAGGATGAAGATGACGGTTTTGAGGATGTTGGCACTGTGCTAATAGCACCAGATGAAGAGATCTCCATACAAAGCAGTG AAGAAACACAAACTCAAACAATTACGTCATCGACGTCGGGCATGTCGCCTACTGCCGAACGGCCACCCTCCTCTCAATCACTTGTTCAAGTCGATACAACGGAATTTACTGATGGAACTAGTACCAATACAGTAACCGCAACGCCGATTGACTTGAATACCTCGATTGATGGCAATCCCGGCACCGAAGACGAACATAATTTATCCACAATTGGTCCATCACCTGCAATACCATTGGCTAGCttagttaataaaattaaaataaatatagctaAGAGTAGTATAACAGCAAATAATAGTAGTACTAGTAATAATAGTAATAGTAATAATGTTGGTAGCGCCTCTGCGACAGGCACAACAACTGCAACGACAGCCAGCAATATGCTGAGCAGTCCAACCAAAGGCTCAACGATGTCTGATACGCATACAGGCGTTGATAATAATGACAACACTAACGTTGGTGGTGGTGAAAATACAACGCAATATAGCCACATATCAGCCATAAGTGTTGTATCCACAATACCGGTACTTTGTGGCGGCGGTACGACCGGCGTACGTACCACTACCCTAGCGCCGGTGGTGTCGAGCAGCAGTagcagtataaaaaatatagctgTCAATGAAGAGTCCAATGTAAGTACGATATCTGTCATTGGCAGCTATGGCAGTACATCCTCAGCGCCGCGTTATTTCCCGCCATCAACTACCAGCACAGTTGTGCCGACTGTTGCGAAGCGTCAAACAGCACCGCCGACAACGTCAACGCCACCGCCGCCACAAGAGGAAGCGTTAACATACGAATTGAAACCGGCTTTGCAGAATGTCAAGctcacaaaaacgaaaaaagtacAATGCGGCATCGAGACATCGGGGCTCTGTTCAGTTATGTAA